In Pantoea cypripedii, the DNA window AAAGCCTGAATAAAAAACGGGAACCCTGAGGTTCCCGTTTTTTTTAATTCTTGTTCTTCGGTCGCTTAAAGCGTGTCGCAATCCAGAACACCAGCGCCACCATCAGGATGGTGGGAATAAAGTTGGAGCCGATATCCGGATACTCGGCACGAACCAACGCGCTGTAGACCAGAATCCCCAGCAGAAAAAACGCCGCTGCCAGTGAAGGCATACCATCCGGCATATTGCGGTTCAGGTAACGCTGATGCAGGCACCAGGCCGCCAGGCCCAGGGCGATCAGCGGAAAAATCGAAAACGGTACAAACGCACTGAACAGCACCGAAAAGGAGCCGTTGATGGCTAAACCGGTGATAAAAGCCAGTAAAAGCGTTCCTTTATCGCGAGGGTTTTGCTCAATCATTTCATTATCCTTATCACATTACTCTTCGGTTTTTTCCAGTGTTACCGACAGGCGCTCCTGCTCCCGGCGATACCAGTAATACGCACCTTTGGCGATCATACGCAGCTGTAGCACCAGGCGGTCCTCCAGCTTGCGACGTTGCTCAATATCCACATCCAGCGCTTCCGCCCCAGCGCTGAACACGATGGTGACCATCGCTTCCGCCTGCGCTTCGGTAAAGCTACGCGGCATGCGGTTCTCCAGCTCCAGGTAATCCGCCAGTTCGGCAATGAAGTGTTGAATTTCACGCGCGACTGCCGCACGGAACGCAGCAGAGGTTCCGGAACGCTCGCGTAGTAAGAGACGAAAAGCGTTGGGATTGTTCCCGATAAACTCCATAAAAGTTGCGACGGAGGTCTTAATAATGCTGCCGCCCTTGGCAATACGCTGGCGTGCCTGACGCATCAGCTGACGCAACATCAGGCCACTTTCGTCAACCATGGTCAGACCCAGTTCATCCACATCCCGGAAATGACGGTAAAACGAGGTAGGCGCAATGCCAGCTTCGCGAGCGACCTCTCTC includes these proteins:
- a CDS encoding YijD family membrane protein — its product is MIEQNPRDKGTLLLAFITGLAINGSFSVLFSAFVPFSIFPLIALGLAAWCLHQRYLNRNMPDGMPSLAAAFFLLGILVYSALVRAEYPDIGSNFIPTILMVALVFWIATRFKRPKNKN
- the fabR gene encoding HTH-type transcriptional repressor FabR codes for the protein MGVRAQQKERTRRSLIEAAFSQLSAERSFASLSLREVAREAGIAPTSFYRHFRDVDELGLTMVDESGLMLRQLMRQARQRIAKGGSIIKTSVATFMEFIGNNPNAFRLLLRERSGTSAAFRAAVAREIQHFIAELADYLELENRMPRSFTEAQAEAMVTIVFSAGAEALDVDIEQRRKLEDRLVLQLRMIAKGAYYWYRREQERLSVTLEKTEE